The following proteins are encoded in a genomic region of Terriglobia bacterium:
- a CDS encoding serine protease codes for MDPIVITNQEVAKAQIPIQGAQEVRPKVPNPVPLWTRLLFVPLVLVLPLLCLAALIMRIATRGQAPRIRQTWASYLLTLLIISGILSTVAAVFTISLDSVPVPDAISSSLSDLDERGNFPSLPAGKEMSSVELSSTLKPLVLLASPSAKRWFQPTAGVSGLLGAAMILHSDSHGYLLATARHVADGENWRTRTGPQKVMVSVGMNGWASAQVVGRHKHLDVALLWLERHYGDAEFTQPVATYGSVQMGEKIFVIGHPEGLNFSVSNGIVSRTPGNDVLQVSAPISPGNSGGPVYDEFGNLLGIVTSKVARSMEPEAENLNFAVSTDALLHESDWDFVAGGSAPRNLLADFVHQAKVRKVPMTSAAR; via the coding sequence ATGGATCCTATAGTCATCACTAACCAAGAAGTTGCTAAGGCGCAGATTCCAATTCAGGGTGCGCAGGAAGTCCGCCCCAAAGTGCCGAACCCAGTCCCTTTGTGGACGCGCCTGCTATTTGTTCCGCTGGTTCTCGTGTTGCCGCTGCTGTGCCTTGCTGCTCTGATCATGCGCATCGCCACGCGCGGCCAGGCGCCGCGTATCCGGCAGACATGGGCTTCGTATCTTCTTACGTTGCTTATCATTAGCGGCATCTTGTCCACGGTTGCGGCGGTCTTTACCATTTCACTCGATAGCGTTCCGGTGCCAGATGCCATCAGTTCGTCTCTCTCTGATCTGGACGAGCGTGGCAATTTCCCGTCACTGCCTGCGGGAAAAGAAATGTCCAGCGTGGAGTTAAGTTCGACGTTGAAGCCTCTGGTGCTTCTGGCTTCGCCTTCTGCCAAGCGCTGGTTCCAGCCGACCGCCGGAGTTTCCGGCCTTCTGGGCGCGGCCATGATCCTGCATTCTGATTCGCATGGCTACCTGCTGGCGACAGCGCGTCACGTGGCCGATGGTGAAAACTGGCGCACCCGCACAGGTCCGCAGAAAGTAATGGTCTCCGTGGGCATGAACGGCTGGGCCTCAGCGCAGGTGGTTGGCCGCCACAAACATCTTGATGTCGCCCTGCTCTGGCTGGAGCGCCACTATGGCGATGCGGAATTCACCCAGCCCGTTGCGACTTACGGCAGCGTGCAGATGGGCGAGAAGATTTTTGTCATCGGCCATCCAGAAGGCCTGAATTTTTCCGTGAGCAACGGAATTGTTTCGCGCACGCCGGGCAATGACGTGTTGCAGGTTTCCGCGCCCATTAGCCCCGGCAACAGCGGCGGCCCGGTCTATGACGAATTTGGCAACCTGCTCGGCATCGTTACCTCCAAGGTAGCGCGCTCCATGGAGCCGGAAGCCGAGAACCTGAACTTCGCGGTGAGCACGGACGCTCTGCTGCACGAATCTGACTGGGACTTTGTGGCCGGCGGAAGCGCGCCACGGAACCTGCTCGCGGATTTTGTTCACCAGGCCAAAGTGCGCAAAGTGCCCATGACCTCGGCTGCCCGATAG
- a CDS encoding Lrp/AsnC family transcriptional regulator: METNLRTDKLLDQIGWKLLQELQINGRLSYAELGRRVGLTTPAVVERVKRMEEAGIIVGYHADVDPMKVGMPITAFIRMSVVGDVFTRITAVVKNSPEVVECHRGTGADSFIMKVHVRSVEHLESLIDRLTPFGTTSTSIVLSSPVEKRAIDRMEETHPAAQTAQASPRK; this comes from the coding sequence ATGGAAACAAATTTAAGAACAGACAAGTTGCTTGACCAGATTGGCTGGAAGCTGCTGCAAGAACTGCAAATCAACGGGCGGCTCTCTTACGCTGAACTGGGACGGCGGGTTGGTCTCACAACGCCGGCCGTGGTGGAGCGCGTAAAGCGCATGGAAGAAGCAGGAATCATTGTCGGCTATCACGCCGATGTTGATCCAATGAAAGTCGGAATGCCAATCACGGCTTTCATACGCATGTCTGTTGTGGGCGATGTTTTTACGCGGATCACGGCGGTGGTGAAGAATTCGCCGGAAGTAGTGGAATGCCATCGCGGCACGGGAGCGGATTCTTTCATTATGAAAGTCCATGTGCGTTCGGTAGAGCACCTGGAATCGCTCATAGACAGGCTGACGCCATTTGGCACAACGTCGACTTCCATAGTTTTGTCGTCGCCGGTGGAAAAGCGCGCCATTGATCGCATGGAAGAAACGCATCCCGCCGCTCAGACTGCGCAGGCATCGCCGCGAAAATAG
- a CDS encoding EsaB/YukD family protein, with amino-acid sequence MANITVTVYDSTENKRVPVELPDDAPANRIIAVLVDKLQLPQNGPDGAPLSYKFHHKNSGRQIQDSQTLSDAAVKEGDILRLQPEITAGAR; translated from the coding sequence ATGGCTAACATAACTGTTACTGTTTACGATTCAACGGAAAACAAGCGCGTGCCGGTGGAGCTGCCGGATGACGCTCCGGCCAATCGCATCATCGCCGTGCTGGTGGACAAGCTGCAGTTGCCGCAAAACGGCCCAGACGGCGCTCCGCTCAGCTATAAGTTCCATCACAAAAATTCAGGCCGCCAGATACAGGATTCGCAAACCCTTTCTGACGCTGCCGTAAAAGAAGGCGACATTCTTCGCCTGCAGCCGGAAATCACCGCAGGAGCACGATGA
- a CDS encoding ThiF family adenylyltransferase: protein MSKSVASLNGGGTASAGEDRFSRFRLIGWWDQEKLRSARVLVIGAGALGNEILKNMALLGFANIVVVDLDSIEASNLSRSILYRASDVGRRKADVAADAVRNIFPEARVHAITANVVHGLGLGLFAWADIVIAGLDNREARLWINRACWKMNKPWIDGAIEGINGVARVFKAGQPPCYECTLGETDWAILNKRMSCNLLALENDTEGKVATTPTISSIIAGLQVQEAVKLLHGLPVLAGKGFIFEGLNHTSYKVEYTENRDCMSHYTFSEVIRLQETSRDLSLAQMLDRARLDLGSKDVALEFSRDVIHKLACPGCGAEEELFAAVGTVPYAKGKCAADGQMRAVITAHGYSGHEPFGNRTLDQLGLPLFDVVTARSPEREIAYLIGGDEKQVLGQSAMGAAR, encoded by the coding sequence ATGAGCAAGTCTGTGGCATCGCTGAACGGCGGCGGAACGGCTTCCGCGGGTGAAGACAGGTTCAGCCGCTTTCGTCTCATCGGCTGGTGGGACCAGGAAAAGCTTCGTTCGGCACGCGTGCTCGTGATCGGTGCGGGCGCGCTCGGCAATGAGATTCTTAAGAACATGGCGCTGCTCGGCTTCGCCAACATTGTGGTGGTCGATCTCGATTCCATTGAAGCTTCCAATCTCTCCCGCAGCATTCTTTATCGTGCGTCAGACGTAGGCCGCCGCAAAGCTGATGTTGCCGCCGATGCCGTCAGAAATATTTTTCCTGAAGCCCGCGTTCACGCAATTACCGCTAACGTGGTCCACGGTCTTGGGCTGGGACTGTTCGCCTGGGCCGACATTGTGATTGCAGGACTCGATAACCGTGAAGCGCGGCTATGGATCAATCGTGCCTGCTGGAAGATGAACAAGCCGTGGATAGACGGCGCTATTGAAGGCATCAACGGCGTGGCCCGCGTTTTCAAAGCCGGACAGCCGCCTTGTTATGAATGCACGCTCGGTGAAACGGATTGGGCCATCCTGAACAAACGCATGTCATGCAATCTGTTGGCATTGGAAAACGATACTGAAGGCAAAGTCGCCACCACGCCCACCATCTCTTCCATTATTGCCGGATTGCAGGTGCAGGAAGCGGTGAAGTTGCTGCATGGGCTGCCGGTTCTGGCAGGGAAGGGCTTCATTTTTGAAGGTCTCAACCACACCTCTTATAAGGTTGAATACACTGAGAACCGTGATTGCATGAGCCATTACACCTTTTCTGAAGTGATCCGGCTTCAGGAAACTTCGCGCGATCTCTCTCTGGCCCAAATGCTTGACCGCGCCCGGCTCGATCTTGGATCAAAAGACGTTGCGCTTGAGTTCAGCCGCGACGTGATTCACAAACTTGCGTGTCCGGGCTGCGGCGCGGAAGAAGAATTGTTTGCCGCTGTGGGCACCGTACCTTATGCAAAAGGCAAATGCGCCGCCGATGGCCAGATGCGCGCCGTGATCACCGCGCACGGATATTCCGGCCACGAACCTTTCGGCAACCGCACTCTGGATCAGCTCGGTCTTCCGCTCTTTGACGTGGTTACGGCCCGTTCGCCCGAACGCGAGATTGCCTACTTGATCGGCGGTGATGAAAAACAGGTGCTAGGACAGAGCGCGATGGGAGCGGCACGCTGA